In a genomic window of Acidilobus saccharovorans 345-15:
- a CDS encoding alkaline phosphatase family protein, which yields MEEKQDFVWPDYTTESNLYSVSCGLAEFFGVKRQCIGKSFEITGRRLVLIYLDALSWDLFVESGVKVSGSVTRATTVFPSTTAAALSTLMTAQSPGEHGLVGYTVFNKRLGGVINGIKYSYMAESGSGTIDYMPLQRAFPVKPWLAESSAKVLALMSSGAASGELTRTYLNTRPQEGLTKIKSHSNSFEMVASLREALEGEPYDLIYVYYDNPDHIGHGYGFRSQHRDLILEELRLTLTHLDELAQKYKDRYTFLLLSDHGQVTVNNVYVFNNDEELLKVLEVPPYGDSRAVWFRTRENIRDMLKSKYKLEVMSKQEVIESGILGRVDGFVADNILGDYLGVATDPASKYHYSYRDDDPALRLRGNHSGMTPEEMYIPLVVWQ from the coding sequence ATGGAGGAGAAGCAGGACTTCGTGTGGCCAGATTATACTACTGAGAGCAACCTGTACTCCGTCTCATGTGGCCTTGCGGAGTTCTTTGGTGTCAAAAGGCAGTGTATAGGCAAGAGCTTTGAGATAACTGGCAGGAGGCTGGTACTTATATACCTTGACGCGCTCAGCTGGGACCTCTTCGTGGAGTCGGGAGTCAAGGTGTCAGGCTCTGTAACTAGGGCTACTACGGTGTTCCCATCAACAACTGCCGCGGCCTTGAGCACCTTAATGACGGCCCAGTCGCCGGGCGAGCACGGTCTAGTGGGCTACACGGTCTTCAATAAAAGGCTCGGCGGCGTGATAAACGGAATAAAGTACTCGTATATGGCTGAGAGCGGGTCTGGTACCATAGATTATATGCCGCTTCAGAGGGCGTTTCCCGTCAAGCCATGGCTTGCTGAGAGCTCAGCCAAGGTGTTGGCGCTCATGTCAAGCGGCGCCGCCAGCGGGGAGCTCACCAGGACCTACTTGAACACCAGGCCTCAGGAGGGCCTAACTAAGATAAAGTCCCACTCCAACTCGTTTGAGATGGTGGCCTCCCTCAGGGAGGCTTTAGAGGGTGAGCCCTACGACCTCATATACGTGTACTATGATAACCCTGACCACATAGGGCACGGCTATGGCTTTAGGAGCCAGCACAGGGACCTGATACTTGAGGAGCTCAGGCTCACCTTGACGCACTTGGACGAGCTCGCCCAGAAGTACAAGGACAGGTACACGTTCCTGCTGCTGTCAGATCACGGTCAAGTAACCGTGAACAACGTCTATGTGTTTAACAATGACGAGGAGTTACTTAAGGTGCTTGAGGTGCCTCCCTACGGCGACTCAAGGGCCGTCTGGTTCAGGACCAGGGAGAACATAAGGGACATGCTAAAGTCCAAGTATAAGCTCGAGGTGATGAGCAAGCAGGAGGTCATAGAGAGCGGCATACTTGGCAGGGTCGACGGCTTTGTAGCTGATAACATACTGGGTGACTACCTGGGCGTGGCGACGGACCCGGCCTCCAAGTACCACTACTCTTACAGGGATGACGACCCTGCCCTGAGGCTCAGGGGCAACCACAGCGGAATGACGCCTGAAGAGATGTACATACCCCTGGTGGTCTGGCAGTAA
- a CDS encoding MgtC/SapB family protein, translating into MAYSELEPLLMSVAVGAIVGLVNEYRKITGSRIFLGLRTSIFTSMLGYVFALLYEKAGYLLLGVAFISITVIAATIYVERARATRSLGATTYVSMFLVFASGILVGMGMYLQGTVISVLVAVLSFYKTQLLNAISRIRREELLALLNLLVISLVILPLLPDKFIGPLGIFNPYEFWFTVVVVAIIFFAQYVTLRVSKRGLLAFTIIGGLISSTTVTLSLIQLSNERREASRSLALNTLLSNVPLALIQVLAAIYFTTYSAQLAAIVAVPTMLIALVLTLLGAIKFKELSPTNIEPPSTPLPILRIVEFAVLLFIITSVAKAIGVLFPSLLPITIFVSALGNALGAVIAVGILYNRSIITLKVAAQLALLSLTAGVIEKAFLSLLSSSWSYRRLVIAGSAALGAFTAVLMYLLGVA; encoded by the coding sequence ATGGCTTACTCAGAGCTGGAGCCTCTGCTGATGTCTGTGGCGGTGGGGGCGATAGTCGGCCTCGTCAACGAGTATAGAAAGATAACTGGTTCAAGGATATTCCTGGGGCTGAGGACCTCCATTTTCACTTCAATGTTGGGCTACGTTTTTGCTCTGCTCTATGAGAAGGCCGGTTACCTGCTCCTGGGGGTCGCCTTCATTTCTATTACGGTGATAGCGGCCACAATATACGTGGAGAGGGCCAGGGCCACGAGAAGCCTTGGAGCGACTACTTACGTCAGCATGTTCCTCGTGTTCGCCTCAGGGATATTAGTAGGCATGGGCATGTACCTTCAGGGCACTGTAATATCAGTGCTCGTGGCCGTGCTCAGCTTCTACAAGACCCAGCTCCTTAATGCTATATCAAGGATTAGGCGCGAGGAGCTGCTGGCGCTCCTGAACCTCCTGGTGATATCACTAGTCATACTGCCGCTGCTGCCAGACAAGTTCATAGGGCCCCTCGGCATCTTCAACCCATACGAGTTCTGGTTCACTGTGGTGGTCGTTGCCATAATATTCTTCGCCCAGTACGTGACCCTGAGGGTCTCTAAGAGGGGGCTCCTGGCGTTTACAATAATAGGCGGCCTCATATCAAGCACTACCGTGACGCTCAGCCTTATACAGCTAAGCAACGAGAGGCGGGAGGCTTCGAGGTCGCTCGCCCTAAATACATTGCTCTCTAACGTGCCTCTCGCGCTCATACAGGTGCTGGCAGCTATATACTTCACAACTTACTCGGCGCAGCTCGCAGCCATAGTTGCTGTCCCGACCATGCTCATAGCTTTAGTTTTAACCCTTCTTGGAGCGATTAAATTCAAGGAGCTGAGCCCAACTAACATAGAGCCTCCCTCGACGCCGCTCCCGATACTGAGGATAGTGGAGTTTGCCGTGCTCCTCTTCATAATAACTTCAGTCGCCAAGGCCATAGGCGTCCTCTTCCCAAGCCTGTTACCTATTACAATATTTGTAAGCGCCCTCGGGAACGCCCTTGGAGCTGTAATAGCTGTCGGAATCCTTTACAACCGTTCTATAATAACCTTAAAGGTGGCGGCCCAGCTGGCGCTGCTCTCGCTGACCGCTGGAGTGATAGAGAAGGCCTTCCTCTCACTGCTATCGTCCAGCTGGAGCTACAGGAGGCTGGTGATAGCGGGCTCTGCGGCCCTGGGGGCCTTCACGGCAGTCCTTATGTATCTCCTTGGCGTTGCGTAA
- the radA gene encoding DNA repair and recombination protein RadA: MSEANASQAVKKPKDITELPGVGPTTAEKLVESGYATIEAIAVATPQEIAQATGIPLQTAQKIVDSARQALEIHFKTALELKKERMSVRKITTGSKALDDLLGGGIETKQITEFFGEFGTGKTQICHQLSVNVQLPEDKGGLNGKAVYIDTEGTFRWERIEQMARGLGLDPDKVMDNIYWIRAINSHHQMAIVDQLFDMLDKDNIRLVVVDSLTSHFRAEFPGRENLAARQQLLNRHLHQLMRLAEVYDVAVVVTNQVMARPDVFYGDPTAAVGGNVVAHAPGIRVQLKKSRNNKRIARIVDAPHLPEGETVFAITEYGVRDAEEE; the protein is encoded by the coding sequence GTGTCAGAGGCTAATGCGAGTCAGGCAGTTAAAAAGCCCAAGGACATAACGGAGCTGCCCGGCGTGGGGCCTACCACTGCAGAGAAGCTTGTGGAGAGCGGATACGCCACCATCGAGGCCATAGCGGTGGCGACGCCGCAGGAGATAGCTCAGGCCACAGGAATACCGCTGCAGACGGCCCAGAAGATAGTGGATTCCGCGAGGCAGGCGCTCGAGATACACTTCAAGACGGCCCTCGAGCTCAAGAAGGAGAGGATGAGCGTAAGGAAGATAACTACCGGCAGCAAGGCGCTTGACGACCTCTTGGGCGGAGGCATAGAGACTAAGCAGATAACCGAGTTCTTCGGGGAGTTCGGCACCGGCAAGACTCAGATTTGCCACCAGCTCTCCGTAAACGTCCAGCTGCCTGAGGACAAGGGAGGCCTCAACGGAAAGGCCGTGTACATAGACACCGAGGGAACTTTCAGGTGGGAGAGGATAGAGCAGATGGCCAGAGGCCTCGGCCTCGACCCTGACAAGGTCATGGACAATATATACTGGATAAGGGCTATAAACAGCCACCACCAGATGGCGATAGTTGACCAGCTGTTTGACATGCTAGATAAGGACAACATTAGGCTAGTGGTGGTCGACTCGCTGACGAGCCACTTCAGGGCCGAGTTCCCAGGGAGGGAGAACCTGGCCGCAAGGCAGCAGCTGCTCAACAGGCACCTACACCAGCTCATGAGGCTCGCCGAGGTCTACGACGTGGCTGTAGTTGTCACTAACCAGGTAATGGCTAGGCCTGACGTGTTCTACGGAGACCCCACGGCGGCCGTTGGAGGCAACGTAGTCGCCCACGCTCCTGGCATAAGGGTTCAGCTCAAGAAGAGCAGGAACAACAAGAGGATAGCCAGGATAGTCGACGCGCCTCACCTGCCGGAGGGCGAGACCGTATTTGCAATAACAGAGTATGGCGTACGCGACGCTGAGGAGGAGTGA
- a CDS encoding HIT family protein, whose product MDWPKSWYSILWAPWRMTYISTIAGKSEGCFLCEAPRNPDERSALVLFKGKYSFIILNKYPYNTGHLMIAPYRHVASVEDLTEDEMREIGLLLKASVEAIRAVYRPEGFNIGINIGDVAGAGVPGHIHVHVVPRWKGDANYITVVGGTKVISQALEDTYDKLRPEVQKAARKYGVTAED is encoded by the coding sequence ATGGACTGGCCCAAGTCGTGGTATAGCATACTGTGGGCTCCCTGGAGAATGACCTACATCTCAACCATAGCTGGAAAGTCTGAGGGGTGCTTCCTCTGCGAGGCACCAAGGAACCCGGACGAGAGAAGCGCCCTGGTCCTCTTCAAGGGTAAGTACTCATTCATAATACTTAACAAGTACCCCTATAACACGGGCCACCTGATGATAGCTCCCTACAGGCACGTGGCTTCAGTTGAGGACCTCACGGAGGATGAGATGAGGGAGATAGGCCTGCTGCTTAAAGCCTCGGTCGAGGCTATCAGGGCCGTTTACAGGCCTGAGGGGTTCAACATAGGCATAAACATAGGGGACGTGGCGGGCGCCGGGGTGCCAGGCCACATACACGTGCACGTGGTGCCCAGGTGGAAGGGGGACGCTAATTACATAACAGTAGTCGGAGGCACCAAGGTCATCTCGCAGGCCCTGGAGGACACCTATGATAAGCTCAGACCCGAGGTGCAGAAGGCGGCGAGGAAGTATGGAGTTACAGCCGAGGACTGA
- a CDS encoding DHH family phosphoesterase: MELQPRTDRRIVIITHNDLDGAAAAASYLRIVGVKPQDAVVLFAEPYNVDQVIDRLTPYLEPHTTVAFMDIGFNSQSTPRAIDRLRSAAVKDLEVEWYDHHVWAEEDVNAVQKLGARLFVDRSTCGAGVVIRYASKLYGVEVDDFMNRLEKAVCAADLWRWDDPLAPKLFRASTSPPDTRNGQWKEKLVEKFFNGVLWDDELQARLEGYLKEELANSSAELKNSYSASSNGCVIASVVRDSDLPSDSILGSMLVSRAHANAAALIKRKGFRRVSLSLRSRGGANVQVIARRLGGGGHPRASGASIILPLHVALLGMISRKYIAKYVSQRLLEVAMATGACKSTADAGGQGNSM; the protein is encoded by the coding sequence ATGGAGTTACAGCCGAGGACTGACAGGAGGATAGTTATAATAACTCATAATGACCTAGACGGCGCGGCCGCCGCGGCCTCTTACCTCAGGATAGTAGGGGTTAAGCCGCAGGACGCTGTGGTACTGTTCGCAGAGCCCTATAATGTTGATCAGGTTATAGACCGTCTAACGCCTTACCTTGAGCCGCACACCACCGTGGCCTTCATGGACATAGGCTTTAACTCCCAGTCAACCCCCAGGGCTATAGACAGGCTTAGGTCAGCCGCCGTCAAGGACCTTGAGGTGGAGTGGTACGACCACCACGTCTGGGCCGAGGAGGACGTTAACGCTGTGCAGAAGCTGGGGGCAAGGCTTTTCGTTGACAGGAGCACGTGCGGCGCCGGGGTAGTCATAAGGTACGCCTCTAAGCTTTATGGCGTCGAGGTAGACGACTTCATGAATAGGCTTGAGAAGGCCGTATGTGCAGCAGACCTATGGAGGTGGGACGACCCCCTGGCCCCTAAGCTCTTCAGGGCCTCAACATCGCCCCCTGACACCCGTAATGGCCAGTGGAAGGAGAAGCTGGTGGAGAAGTTCTTCAACGGAGTTTTATGGGATGACGAGCTTCAGGCCAGACTTGAAGGCTACTTGAAGGAGGAACTGGCAAACTCGTCAGCAGAGCTAAAGAACAGCTATTCCGCCAGCAGCAACGGGTGCGTCATTGCATCTGTGGTGAGGGACTCGGACCTGCCGTCAGACAGCATACTTGGATCAATGCTCGTTTCAAGAGCTCATGCAAACGCCGCCGCACTGATTAAGAGGAAGGGCTTTAGGAGGGTCTCACTTTCATTAAGGAGCAGGGGAGGCGCTAACGTCCAGGTAATTGCAAGGCGCCTCGGAGGCGGCGGCCACCCGAGGGCTTCAGGGGCCTCAATTATCCTGCCCCTTCACGTGGCGCTGCTGGGCATGATAAGCAGGAAATACATAGCCAAATACGTGTCTCAGAGGCTCCTGGAAGTTGCTATGGCAACCGGGGCCTGCAAGTCAACAGCGGATGCGGGCGGCCAGGGCAACTCCATGTAA
- a CDS encoding ABC transporter ATP-binding protein yields the protein MLRSAKMLSLTAKFYRAYLMKREISIGFIAAMAAFILRAYASGYLVPLSITNLVNYLQRGDGLGLRRALFMMALAAAIYGATEWLYRPFWVSIVKGISEIKLRLVNGLRKSGDPSDVVGRVANDVDFVMWNVGGMYTTFVPNLLTAATAAVTVWELSPFIGALTVAAMPLSLAILEPYLAGVERARSVERKYYSDMIHRIETLLRGESPESEVLGSITKWQHGMVKQVHYDRVFWSLSLLYGYGLPALMAFVGVQQVRSGRLSIGGLTGMIYALYNVFPPLINAMWGLCILGQSMVPIMRILELSGKGGVAETKALAAK from the coding sequence TTGCTGAGGAGCGCCAAGATGCTGTCCCTTACAGCCAAGTTTTACAGGGCCTACCTCATGAAGCGGGAGATAAGCATAGGCTTTATTGCGGCTATGGCAGCCTTCATTCTCAGAGCATACGCCTCAGGCTACCTTGTGCCGCTCTCTATAACTAACCTTGTAAACTACCTTCAGAGGGGTGACGGCCTTGGGCTTAGAAGGGCCCTGTTTATGATGGCACTGGCTGCAGCTATCTATGGGGCCACGGAGTGGCTCTACAGGCCCTTCTGGGTGTCGATAGTTAAGGGTATCTCCGAGATAAAGCTGAGGCTAGTCAATGGCCTCAGGAAGTCCGGTGACCCCTCAGACGTAGTAGGAAGAGTTGCAAATGACGTTGACTTTGTGATGTGGAACGTGGGAGGCATGTATACCACGTTCGTCCCTAACCTGCTTACAGCCGCCACCGCGGCGGTCACTGTGTGGGAGCTGTCGCCCTTCATAGGCGCGCTCACGGTAGCCGCTATGCCCCTCTCCCTGGCCATACTGGAGCCTTACCTTGCTGGGGTCGAGAGGGCCAGAAGCGTTGAGAGGAAGTACTACAGTGACATGATACACAGGATCGAGACCCTGCTGCGGGGCGAGTCGCCTGAGAGCGAGGTCCTGGGCTCTATCACTAAGTGGCAGCACGGCATGGTAAAACAGGTACACTATGACAGGGTGTTCTGGTCGCTCTCGCTGCTCTATGGGTATGGCCTCCCAGCGCTGATGGCATTTGTTGGCGTTCAACAGGTCAGGTCAGGAAGGCTCAGCATCGGGGGCCTAACGGGCATGATTTACGCGCTCTATAACGTGTTCCCACCGCTCATAAATGCCATGTGGGGCCTCTGCATACTTGGGCAGAGCATGGTTCCTATAATGAGGATACTGGAGCTCTCCGGGAAGGGTGGCGTGGCTGAAACTAAAGCATTAGCGGCAAAGTGA
- a CDS encoding ABC transporter ATP-binding protein: MGLSIRGLVKSFGKHRVLNGIDLDVHDGELFVILGYSGSGKTTLLRCIAGLEKVDSGKIYIDNIDVTNLPPGRRSVSMLFQNYVLYPHKTVLENIMMPIEGEPDARKRAIDMAEELGIRDLLDRYPSQLSGGQQQRVALARALVRRPRVLLLDEPLSNIDAPQRISARRFIKDLQRREKITTIYVTHDQIEAMAEADRMAIMMEGRILQVGTPEELYYDPANKYVAAFVGDPPMAIIDGSVLGLKGTIGVRADDVIIGQGPYEGVVDAVEFIMGRYLVHIELGDYEVRGYSNQRLKEGEKVRFNILKFKTFEE, from the coding sequence TTGGGGCTTTCAATAAGGGGCCTAGTTAAGAGCTTCGGAAAGCACAGAGTGCTAAACGGCATAGACCTTGATGTCCACGACGGAGAGCTTTTTGTGATACTGGGATACTCCGGGTCAGGAAAGACCACCCTGCTCAGGTGCATAGCAGGCCTTGAGAAGGTCGACTCAGGAAAAATATACATAGATAATATTGATGTCACAAACCTGCCCCCAGGCAGGAGGTCCGTCTCCATGCTCTTCCAGAACTACGTTCTGTACCCTCATAAGACTGTCCTTGAGAACATAATGATGCCCATAGAGGGTGAGCCGGACGCCCGCAAGCGCGCCATTGATATGGCTGAAGAGCTCGGCATAAGGGACCTGCTTGACCGCTACCCCTCGCAGCTCTCCGGAGGGCAGCAGCAGAGGGTCGCCCTGGCCAGGGCCCTGGTCAGAAGGCCCAGGGTGCTCCTCCTGGACGAGCCCCTGAGCAACATAGACGCGCCGCAGAGGATATCAGCAAGAAGGTTCATAAAGGACCTGCAGAGGAGGGAGAAGATAACCACCATATACGTCACGCACGATCAGATAGAAGCCATGGCCGAGGCTGACAGGATGGCGATAATGATGGAGGGAAGGATACTTCAGGTGGGCACGCCAGAGGAGCTATACTACGATCCTGCTAACAAATACGTGGCAGCATTTGTTGGAGACCCGCCCATGGCCATAATTGACGGCTCCGTGCTTGGCCTCAAGGGGACGATAGGCGTTAGGGCTGATGACGTAATCATAGGCCAGGGCCCCTACGAAGGTGTAGTTGACGCTGTGGAGTTCATAATGGGCAGGTACCTAGTCCACATAGAGCTTGGAGACTACGAAGTTAGGGGCTACTCCAACCAGAGGCTAAAGGAAGGCGAAAAGGTCAGGTTTAACATACTTAAGTTTAAGACGTTTGAGGAGTAA
- a CDS encoding tRNA (guanine-N1)-methyltransferase — protein MLETSDKVQQSLESRPSGALLKLMDAYGYDVLGSREWLEGDRLYRLGFQYAAVEMLIREYFLGEETFKGKKAYETEWKGKNKSIVYGKGDVNADAVIVRKPSPTEKTVPWRALLDYLPQPPLPLFVIDLSMKFLHTPEELSKLRLQLGVTLSVIREYLWDAHMSITGADEETAKWINEVMGVNKVAIVNARPSEVLWGYDADKVIILRPDASTPLKPDDVMTADAFLIGGIVDKIPRPGLSRMLDSLVPWGVPRRIELKGSVIGVPERINRIVEVLLKSRYLYGGDIEKAIITTMSKKDRIARAYREIVKYSNDKGTNRVNNDLYEQLRSWLPLTYDEFLEAARRAHVEVVNSG, from the coding sequence GTGCTGGAGACGAGCGATAAAGTTCAGCAGAGCCTAGAGTCAAGGCCTTCTGGGGCCCTCCTCAAGCTTATGGACGCCTATGGTTATGACGTGCTTGGGTCAAGGGAGTGGCTTGAGGGGGACAGGCTCTACAGGCTGGGCTTCCAGTACGCGGCGGTTGAGATGCTGATAAGGGAGTACTTCCTCGGCGAGGAGACCTTCAAGGGCAAGAAGGCTTACGAGACCGAGTGGAAGGGCAAGAACAAGTCAATAGTGTACGGCAAGGGAGACGTTAATGCTGATGCCGTAATAGTGAGGAAGCCCTCCCCCACTGAGAAGACCGTCCCGTGGAGAGCGCTCCTTGACTACCTGCCTCAGCCCCCACTTCCCCTCTTCGTGATAGACCTCAGCATGAAGTTCCTGCACACGCCCGAGGAACTCTCTAAGCTCAGGCTTCAGCTGGGAGTCACGCTCTCAGTGATAAGGGAGTACCTGTGGGACGCCCACATGTCAATAACGGGAGCTGATGAAGAGACCGCCAAGTGGATAAATGAAGTCATGGGCGTCAACAAGGTGGCCATAGTCAACGCCAGGCCCAGCGAGGTCCTTTGGGGATACGACGCCGACAAGGTCATAATACTGAGGCCTGACGCCTCTACGCCCCTCAAGCCGGACGACGTGATGACCGCTGATGCCTTCCTGATAGGGGGCATCGTGGACAAGATACCGAGGCCTGGCCTCAGCAGAATGCTGGACAGCCTTGTGCCGTGGGGCGTGCCAAGGAGGATAGAGCTCAAGGGCTCTGTAATAGGGGTTCCTGAGAGAATAAACAGGATAGTAGAGGTCCTCCTCAAGAGCCGCTACCTCTACGGCGGCGACATAGAGAAGGCCATAATAACAACTATGAGCAAGAAGGACAGAATAGCTAGGGCCTACAGGGAGATAGTGAAGTACTCCAACGACAAGGGCACAAACAGGGTGAACAATGATCTCTATGAACAGCTGAGGTCATGGCTTCCCCTCACCTATGACGAGTTCCTTGAGGCCGCCAGGCGCGCCCACGTGGAGGTTGTAAACAGCGGCTGA
- the rnhB gene encoding ribonuclease HII, translating into MSWIIGVDEAGRGSLVGELMLACFATKEENLGLLKDMGVRDSKQLTPHSRETLYRSIVRLGEFVVVPIPPAEIDRENVNVLEERAALKGLKVLLSRLRPELVKAIYIDKFGELRILPGELKRLGFRGRLVVEPKADANYVVVSAASIIAKVIRDRRIEVLRSMYGVEGSGYPSDPLTVSWVMKVLSSGARPPIIRYSWGTLRGTNAFVRKAKSPRRTLEDFMV; encoded by the coding sequence GTGAGCTGGATAATAGGCGTTGACGAGGCTGGAAGGGGGAGCCTTGTCGGAGAGCTGATGCTGGCGTGCTTTGCAACCAAGGAGGAGAACCTGGGCCTCCTTAAAGATATGGGCGTGAGGGACAGCAAGCAGTTAACCCCCCACTCGAGGGAGACGCTCTACAGGTCTATAGTGAGGCTTGGCGAGTTCGTTGTAGTTCCAATACCGCCAGCCGAGATAGACAGGGAGAACGTCAACGTGCTTGAGGAGAGGGCTGCGCTCAAAGGATTAAAGGTCCTGCTCAGCAGGCTGAGGCCCGAGCTCGTCAAGGCCATCTATATCGACAAGTTCGGCGAGCTCAGGATCCTTCCTGGGGAGCTTAAGAGGCTTGGCTTCAGGGGAAGGCTCGTAGTGGAGCCTAAGGCTGACGCAAACTATGTAGTAGTCTCAGCGGCGAGCATAATTGCCAAGGTAATAAGGGACCGCAGGATAGAAGTGCTCAGGTCAATGTATGGGGTTGAGGGCAGCGGCTACCCTTCGGACCCGCTGACCGTGAGCTGGGTCATGAAGGTGCTCTCCTCCGGCGCCAGGCCACCAATAATAAGGTACTCCTGGGGCACCTTGAGGGGCACCAACGCTTTTGTTAGGAAAGCTAAAAGCCCTAGGAGGACACTTGAGGACTTCATGGTATAG
- a CDS encoding metal-sulfur cluster assembly factor: MAENRAGPPKLKVSGDPELIKLVEDALKEVYDPEIPVDIFNLGLVYEIEATKENGKPKVRVLMTLTAVGCPVTGSILGYVEQAILDRVPGISEDDIEIDVTFDPPWSPDMVSEEGRELLKEVYGYDVVEEWKQRYQQMNEEQSPQQGNA, translated from the coding sequence TTGGCTGAGAACCGCGCAGGGCCACCTAAGCTTAAGGTGAGCGGCGACCCAGAGCTGATAAAGCTCGTTGAGGACGCGCTCAAAGAGGTCTATGACCCGGAAATACCTGTTGATATATTCAACCTTGGCCTAGTCTATGAGATAGAGGCCACCAAGGAGAACGGGAAGCCCAAGGTCAGGGTACTTATGACGCTGACGGCTGTCGGCTGCCCCGTAACAGGCTCAATACTAGGCTACGTTGAGCAGGCCATATTAGACAGGGTTCCTGGAATCAGCGAGGATGACATAGAGATTGACGTGACTTTTGACCCGCCCTGGAGCCCTGACATGGTCAGCGAGGAGGGCAGGGAGCTGCTCAAGGAAGTATATGGCTATGACGTAGTTGAGGAGTGGAAGCAGAGGTACCAGCAGATGAACGAAGAGCAGAGCCCGCAGCAGGGCAACGCATAA
- a CDS encoding nicotinamide mononucleotide deamidase-related protein, with product MALQQGPKAWLLTIGNEILIGRIVNTNAAWLARKLTFLGFSVERIIVTPDDLEQIGDEIRRALSHGVRLVITTGGLGPTYDDRTLEAVALATNRRLVLNKEAYEMVLAKYSQGGMQMTKEREKMAYMPEGAVALRNSAGTAPGSWLDLGSTIIVSLPGVPKEMEAIFEEEVMPRLKAIAPQLSVVECGFKVVGVPESSLAPFVEEAERKNPGCYVKSHPKGVEVGNPILEIKVLASGNTREEALTKAMSALEAVKVGAQKLGGKISEEGCS from the coding sequence ATGGCCCTACAGCAGGGCCCCAAGGCGTGGCTGCTGACCATAGGCAACGAGATATTGATAGGAAGGATAGTGAACACCAACGCCGCGTGGCTTGCCAGAAAGCTGACCTTCCTAGGGTTCAGCGTCGAGAGGATTATAGTGACCCCTGACGACCTCGAGCAGATAGGCGATGAAATAAGGAGGGCCCTGTCACATGGCGTAAGGCTAGTCATAACCACCGGGGGGCTCGGGCCAACGTATGATGACAGGACCCTGGAGGCCGTGGCCCTGGCCACTAACCGCAGGCTTGTGCTGAACAAGGAGGCTTACGAGATGGTCTTAGCCAAGTACAGCCAGGGCGGCATGCAGATGACTAAGGAGAGGGAGAAGATGGCCTACATGCCCGAGGGGGCGGTGGCGCTGAGGAACTCAGCGGGGACCGCCCCAGGCTCATGGCTTGACCTCGGCAGCACCATAATAGTCTCACTCCCCGGCGTGCCCAAGGAGATGGAGGCGATATTTGAGGAGGAGGTAATGCCAAGGCTTAAGGCTATAGCCCCGCAGCTGTCGGTGGTGGAGTGCGGCTTCAAGGTAGTTGGCGTGCCCGAGTCGTCGCTCGCCCCCTTCGTCGAGGAGGCTGAAAGGAAGAACCCAGGCTGCTACGTAAAGAGCCACCCCAAGGGGGTGGAGGTCGGGAACCCCATCCTAGAGATAAAAGTCCTGGCCTCGGGAAACACGAGGGAGGAGGCCCTGACTAAGGCCATGTCAGCCCTGGAGGCTGTCAAAGTTGGAGCGCAGAAGCTCGGCGGAAAGATTAGTGAGGAGGGCTGTTCGTGA
- a CDS encoding V-type ATP synthase subunit D, with translation MAIDVRSTLPTKINLIRLRREYATIRRIRRVLEEKRDVLLHYIRSVAEDYNRYQKEVYSRLEEMFTEFYRGEASEGIQRTWAYADSVKSSLRIKAGVTVMFTVRAPVFQLIPTSVATPAIPPGSSPDLVESYVMLREEVPAILRLAQYEETITRLIEELKRTQRLINSLDYVIIPSYERAIKFISMVLDEREREDFVRLKHLKRMLTAAEESRAARAPTPQQL, from the coding sequence TTGGCCATAGACGTCAGGAGCACGCTGCCAACAAAGATAAACTTGATAAGGCTGCGAAGGGAGTACGCCACCATAAGGAGGATTAGGAGGGTACTCGAGGAGAAGAGGGACGTCCTGCTTCACTACATAAGGAGCGTCGCGGAGGACTACAACAGGTACCAGAAGGAGGTCTACAGCAGGCTTGAGGAGATGTTCACAGAGTTCTACAGGGGTGAGGCCTCCGAGGGCATACAGAGGACGTGGGCCTACGCCGATTCCGTGAAGAGCTCTCTCAGGATAAAGGCCGGGGTTACGGTTATGTTCACGGTAAGGGCTCCCGTGTTTCAGCTCATACCTACGTCTGTGGCGACTCCCGCCATACCTCCCGGCTCCTCGCCTGACCTGGTAGAAAGCTACGTTATGCTAAGGGAGGAGGTGCCCGCAATACTTAGGCTTGCCCAGTACGAGGAGACCATAACTAGGCTGATAGAGGAGCTGAAGAGGACGCAGAGGCTCATCAACTCGCTCGATTACGTCATAATACCAAGCTACGAGAGGGCCATAAAGTTCATATCTATGGTGCTTGACGAGAGGGAAAGGGAGGACTTCGTCAGGCTCAAGCACCTCAAAAGAATGCTCACGGCTGCTGAGGAGAGCAGGGCCGCTAGGGCGCCAACGCCCCAACAACTATGA